One part of the Rhodothermales bacterium genome encodes these proteins:
- a CDS encoding threo-3-hydroxy-L-aspartate ammonia-lyase, producing the protein MSIPLLPLPETALAVTFADVQAAAERIAGSAHRTPVLRSSTLNERLGADVVFKCENLQRAGAFKFRGAFNALSRLDDTQRARGVLAYSSGNHAQAVALAGRVLGIPRTIIMPNNAPAVKREATEGYGATVITYDPAVESREELSRRIAAERGLTLIPPYDHADVIAGQGTAALELFEDVPALDALIVCCGGGGLLSGSAIAARALAPDCRVVGVEPDAGDDACRSFHTGTLHTVRNPDTIADGARTPSLGTLTFPIVLQCVDDMVSVSDRALVDAMRFMWERMKIVVEPTGALAAAALMEGLVPARGRRIGVIVSGGNVDLAAILPLLTSRQS; encoded by the coding sequence ATGTCGATCCCACTCCTGCCCCTCCCGGAAACCGCCCTGGCCGTCACCTTCGCCGATGTCCAGGCGGCGGCGGAGCGGATCGCCGGCTCGGCGCACCGTACGCCCGTCCTGCGCAGTTCCACCCTCAACGAGCGGTTGGGGGCGGATGTCGTGTTTAAGTGCGAAAACCTGCAGCGGGCGGGGGCTTTCAAGTTTCGGGGGGCGTTTAACGCGTTGAGCCGGCTGGACGACACCCAGCGCGCGCGCGGCGTGCTCGCCTACTCGTCCGGCAACCACGCCCAGGCCGTTGCCCTGGCCGGGCGTGTGCTCGGGATTCCCCGAACCATCATCATGCCGAACAATGCGCCGGCCGTAAAACGCGAGGCAACGGAAGGCTACGGCGCCACCGTCATCACGTACGACCCGGCCGTAGAATCGCGCGAAGAGCTGTCGCGACGGATCGCGGCCGAACGCGGGTTGACACTGATTCCCCCGTACGACCACGCGGACGTGATCGCCGGCCAGGGCACCGCGGCGCTCGAGTTGTTCGAGGACGTGCCGGCGCTCGACGCCCTGATCGTGTGTTGCGGCGGCGGAGGGTTGCTCAGCGGGTCGGCCATTGCCGCCCGGGCGCTGGCGCCCGACTGCCGGGTAGTGGGGGTAGAGCCCGACGCCGGCGACGACGCCTGCCGGTCGTTCCACACCGGCACGTTGCACACCGTCCGCAACCCGGACACCATCGCCGACGGCGCGCGCACGCCCTCGCTCGGAACCCTCACCTTCCCCATCGTCCTCCAGTGTGTGGACGACATGGTATCCGTGTCGGACCGCGCCCTGGTCGATGCCATGCGGTTTATGTGGGAGCGGATGAAGATCGTCGTGGAACCCACCGGTGCGCTGGCGGCGGCGGCGCTTATGGAGGGCCTG
- a CDS encoding HTTM domain-containing protein, with product MYRTVERLFGIDFRALAAFRVAIGLIVLVDLAVRATAFSAHYSDAGVLPRAFYFAYYPDTWALSLHLLSGSLWWQAALFVAAAITTLAYMAGYHTRVASCALWLLTLSLHTRNPLVLNGGDWLLLNLLLWSLFLPLGARWSLDALAGRHERDDGYHLSVATLGIVLQICLVYWFTVMFKSEEVWLEEATALHLALNLDYLARPAGQWLLGLPDGVLHLLSRGTYYLELYGPMMAFIPIWIGFWRTLAGLGFIAFHAGLAMTLTIGPYPFVCMAAWLLVLPAAFWDRLSRLGTGDTFRRLAVRHLPRLRRLAPRSVGPARSGEPGLIATLASVLVLVYMLSANMLTAHVMSERYYNTFFGYLEPTGEALRIIQRWNMFSPAPPTRDGWYVVEGRYASGATRDLFRDAELTWERPDDIAATYKNERWRKYLEAVMDKPSVLGPEAAAYFRRHGANTTGDEPESVRLYLMGEATRADFTSSPVAAYLLAEYPPDADLVKAIMK from the coding sequence TTGTACCGTACCGTCGAGCGTCTCTTCGGGATCGACTTTCGTGCGCTTGCCGCGTTCCGGGTGGCTATCGGCCTGATTGTACTCGTGGATCTGGCGGTACGCGCCACGGCGTTTTCCGCGCACTATTCCGACGCCGGTGTGCTCCCCCGCGCCTTCTATTTTGCCTATTATCCCGATACCTGGGCGTTATCGCTTCATCTGCTCTCGGGCAGCCTCTGGTGGCAGGCCGCCCTGTTTGTTGCCGCGGCCATCACCACCCTGGCCTATATGGCCGGGTACCACACACGGGTGGCCTCATGCGCGCTCTGGCTCCTCACGCTCAGTCTACACACGCGAAACCCGCTCGTGCTCAACGGGGGGGACTGGCTGCTGCTCAACCTGCTCCTGTGGAGCCTGTTTTTACCCCTCGGAGCGCGATGGTCCCTGGATGCGCTGGCGGGGCGGCATGAGCGCGACGACGGCTACCATCTCTCTGTCGCCACGCTGGGTATCGTGCTACAGATCTGCCTCGTGTACTGGTTCACGGTGATGTTTAAGTCGGAAGAGGTATGGCTTGAGGAAGCCACGGCGCTCCATCTCGCGTTAAACTTGGACTACCTCGCGCGTCCAGCCGGCCAGTGGTTGCTCGGTTTACCCGATGGCGTGCTCCACCTGCTCAGCCGCGGCACCTACTACCTGGAGTTGTATGGCCCCATGATGGCCTTTATTCCTATCTGGATTGGGTTCTGGCGCACATTGGCCGGGCTGGGCTTTATCGCGTTTCATGCCGGTCTGGCCATGACGTTGACGATTGGCCCCTACCCTTTCGTTTGCATGGCCGCGTGGCTGCTGGTGTTGCCGGCTGCGTTCTGGGATCGCCTGAGCCGGCTGGGAACGGGGGACACCTTCCGCCGGCTGGCCGTGAGGCACTTGCCCCGCCTTCGGCGACTCGCTCCCCGCTCAGTTGGTCCCGCCCGATCCGGAGAGCCGGGTCTGATTGCCACCCTGGCCTCTGTCTTGGTGCTGGTGTATATGCTGTCGGCCAACATGCTCACGGCTCACGTGATGAGCGAAAGGTATTACAACACCTTTTTTGGGTACCTCGAGCCGACCGGGGAGGCGCTGCGCATCATTCAGCGCTGGAATATGTTTTCGCCCGCTCCGCCAACCCGCGACGGTTGGTATGTAGTGGAGGGGCGTTACGCCAGCGGGGCGACGCGAGACCTGTTTCGGGACGCCGAGCTTACCTGGGAACGCCCCGACGACATCGCCGCCACCTACAAAAACGAACGCTGGCGCAAATACCTGGAAGCCGTGATGGACAAACCGTCGGTACTGGGGCCCGAAGCGGCGGCGTATTTCAGGCGGCACGGGGCAAACACGACGGGGGATGAACCGGAGTCCGTTCGGCTATACCTGATGGGGGAAGCCACCCGGGCAGATTTTACCTCGTCGCCTGTTGCCGCCTATTTGCTGGCCGAATACCCGCCGGACGCCGATCTTGTCAAAGCAATAATGAAATAA